In a single window of the Pelodiscus sinensis isolate JC-2024 chromosome 18, ASM4963464v1, whole genome shotgun sequence genome:
- the SLA2 gene encoding src-like-adapter 2, with protein sequence MGSLPSRRKQLVIQPSPAVAMEAAAPLPAGPSSYVAVALCSFPAGPEAATVLHPGEQLRVLSEDGEWWEVASLVTGKQCLVPSSHVAKVRHRWLYEGVSREKAEELLLLPGNRSGSFLIRESQSRQGCYSLSVRRSNRAAWDSVKHYRVQRLGNGWVYIAPRLTFPRLQDLVDYYSEIGDGLCCLLTEPCCTQGAARAPAQSLPPPRAVQKSALNWQEINSSVLFAEDPALEEEESPVSQGLREAISSYLFLTEELPPESGAGHKGTQRTST encoded by the exons ATGGGGAGTCTGCCCAGCCGCAGGAAGCAGCTTGTcatccagcccagccctgctgttgccATGGAAGCCGCGGCCCCCTTGCCAGCAG GTCCCAGCAGCTACGTGGCAGTTGCCttgtgctccttccctgcggggccCGAGGCAGCGACCGTCCTGCACCCCGGAGAGCAGCTGCGAGTCCTCTCTGA GGACGGGGAATGGTGGGAGGTGGCGTCGCTCGTCACCGGCAAGCAGTGTTTGGTCCCCAGCAGCCACGTGGCCAAGGTGCGGCACAG GTGGCTGTATGAAGGCGTGAGCCGGGAGAAAGCTGAAgagctgctgctcctgccgggcAACCGCAGCGGCTCTTTCCTGATCCGAGAGAGCCAGAGCAGGCAAG GCTGCTACTCGCTGTCGGTCCGGCGCAGCAACCGCGCCGCCTGGGACTCGGTGAAGCACTACCGCGTGCAGCGCCTGGGGAACGGCTGGGTCTACATCGCGCCGCGCCTCACCTTCCCCCGCCTGCAGGACCTGGTGGACTATTACTCGG agatCGGAGACGGGCTGTGCTGCCTCCTCACGgagccctgctgcacccagggGGCCGCGCGGgcccccgcccagagcctgcccccgccccgggctgtcCAGAAATCGGCCCTCAACTGGCAGGAGATCAACAG CTCCGTCCTGTTTGCGGAGGAcccggccctggaggaggaggagtcccCAGTCAGCCAGGGCCTGCGGGAAGCCATCAGCTCCTACCTCTTTCTGACGGAGGAGCTGCCCCCGGAGAGCGGCGCTGGCCACAAGGGCACTCAGCGGACGAGCACCTGA